Part of the Neisseria leonii genome is shown below.
GGCGCAATATCCGGTATTTCAGACGGCATGGCAGCGGCGCAGGCGGTTTCCATCATCTGCACCGCTTTTCATTTAACGGTACGGCGCGTCGGCTGCTTTGCGTTTGGCGATTTCGGCTTCGTAGCGGTCGCCGACGGCCAGCAGCATGGGCTTGGTGTAATACAGGTCGCCGCGTTTTTCGCCGTGGTATTCCAGAATATGGGTCTCGACAATCGCATCGGTCGGGCAGGCTTCTTCGCAGAAACCGCAGAAAATACATTTGGTTAAATCGATGTCGTAGCGGGTGGTGCGGCGGGTACCGTCTTCGCGCTGCTCGCTTTCGATATTGATCGCCATGGCGGGACAGACGGCCTCGCACAGTTTGCAGGCGATGCAGCGTTCTTCCCC
Proteins encoded:
- the nuoI gene encoding NADH-quinone oxidoreductase subunit NuoI is translated as MANLVKTFLLGELVKGMGVTLKNFFARKETIMFPEEKTPQSVRFRGLHAQRRYPNGEERCIACKLCEAVCPAMAINIESEQREDGTRRTTRYDIDLTKCIFCGFCEEACPTDAIVETHILEYHGEKRGDLYYTKPMLLAVGDRYEAEIAKRKAADAPYR